A portion of the Meriones unguiculatus strain TT.TT164.6M chromosome 11, Bangor_MerUng_6.1, whole genome shotgun sequence genome contains these proteins:
- the LOC132646543 gene encoding collagen alpha-2(I) chain-like, with translation MLMVVIFKAARPRVHRMVNIKHHQSQPIHKHRHTNNALQLLGEREENAEHLRRKAARVFFPRPQTIGTGCSGGVLSAERRRAAGAPPPQPPRGPFFPSLTPPSSNKLALVPRCLLSARSVFPNTPTHPETRLRLHRTRRQEKRFKGGGEPRRRTGPGSPPGRLPITFRARRSPRCKGIPDAAGGWRGAALQEGPLRVGARPRRHRSPVRPRNRSAAPARCGGAGAGPRRGCGRRGGGPAPAHLAGCCGDAGASAAAGPRATRSPPSPSRPSLPPSSRAAQRGRRHCPHGRPATPNLGRRGRRLRVARGSEAALARPSSRRLSFSARRRRSGGGQCAGSTPAAQGGARRAGGRGGAARALTERARAAGSAGSPGARRALRTSGCGRPAPTAAPTGGLGARPGTGRWGPRGRPRAGARWRLRPPLTLQGGEQKCGGAWRSDHIPGPRGVRPRESWRNEGRGREGGESPHAQPWDRKGWSRCARPLTCRKCWEFEHLKDLLRGDSYSIAFVLLCLA, from the coding sequence ATGCTAATGGTCGTCATCTTCAAAGCCGCGCGACCTCGGGTCCACCGGATGGTAAACATCAAACACCACCAAAGTCAGCCTATACACAAACACCGGCACACAAACAACGCTCTACAGCTacttggggagagggaggaaaatgCAGAGCACCTACGGAGGAAGGCCGCCCGTGTTTTCTTCCCCCGACCCCAAACAATAGGCACTGGATGCTCCGGAGGAGTGCTCTCCGCAGAGAGGCGTCGGGCTGCGGGCGCCCCTCCTCCACAGCCACCGCGGggccccttcttcccctccctcacccctcccagCTCAAACAAATTAGCACTCGTACCGAGGTGCCTCCTATCAGCTCGCAGCGTCTTCCCAAACACGCCCACGCACCCTGAAACCCGCCTGCGTCTCCACCGCACACGGCGGCAGGAAAAGCGCTTCAAGGGGGGCGGGGAGCCGCGGCGGCGCACGGGTCCCGGCTCCCCTCCAGGCCGGCTCCCCATCACCTTCCGAGCCCGCCGGAGCCCACGCTGCAAAGGCATCCCGGACGCCGCGGGCGGATGGCGCGGCGCGGCGCTGCAGGAGGGCCCCCTCCGGGTGGGCGCGCGGCCTCGGCGGCACCGCTCACCCGTTCGGCCCCGCAACAGGTCAGCCGCCCCGGCTCGCTGCGGGGGTGCAGGCGCCGGGCCCCGGAGGGGGTGTGGCCGGCGCGGCGGGGGCCCGGCCCCGGCTCACCTGGCAGGCTGCTGCGGCGACGCCGGGGCCTCCGCCGCCGCGGGACCGCGAGCGACCCGCAGCCCGCCTTCCCCCTCccgtccgtccctccctccctcttcccgcgCCGCGCAGCGCGGCCGCCGCCATTGCCCGCACGGCCGCCCCGCCACGCCGAACCTGGGCCGCCGGGGCCGTCGCCTCCGCGTCGCCCGCGGCTCCGAGGCAGCGCTCGCCCGGCCGAGCAGTCGGCGTCTCTCATTCAGCGCCCGCCGCCGGCGCTCGGGGGGAGGGCAGTGCGCCGGATCCACCCCGGCCGCGCAGGGGGGCGCGcgccgggcgggcgggcggggcgGAGCGGCGCGCGCACTAACCGAGCGCGCTCGCGCGGCCGGGAGCGCCGGGTCGCCGGGGGCTCGGCGCGCCCTGCGGACGTCGGGCTGCGGACGCCCGGCTCCAACCGCCGCCCCTACCGGCGGCCTCGGCGCGCGCCCCGGGACGGGCAGGTGGGGGCCCCGCGGCCGCCCGCGCGCGGGGGCTCGTTGGCGCCTGCGGCCGCCGCTCACCTTGCAGGGCGGAGAACAAAAGTGTGGAGGGGCTTGGCGCTCGGATCACATACCCGGCCCGCGCGGTGTGCGTCCCCGGGAGTCGTGGCGGAACGAGGGAAGGGGCCGCGAAGGAGGAGAGTCTCCCCACGCACAGCCCTGGGATCGCAAAGGATGGAGTCGGTGCGCTCGCCCATTAACGTGCCGGAAGTGCTGG